One segment of Phragmites australis chromosome 13, lpPhrAust1.1, whole genome shotgun sequence DNA contains the following:
- the LOC133888812 gene encoding transcription factor RAX2-like → MGRAPCCDKNNVKKGPWSPEEDTKLKEFIEKHGTGGNWIALPQKAGLRRCGKSCRLRWLNYLRPNIKHGEFTEHEDRVICSMYASIGSRWSIIASQLPGRTDNDIKNYWNTKLKKKLLGSSTTAAPPHRAPRQQHRQLNLMLPHSSPSLAQPTYNGFFPSAGSLHDPIIPALTLPPSQDYMLSAGIAIPNATSLMHAHGARQQQLHHHVVKEESVSMIVFGSDQQSCSSSDGAHSQQQFGHGKELSLDGFYGYNNGIEQDHRLLLLQDHHQAQGPVEYNYEEIKQLLMSSAAGNLLGGHGQDGGMEGFGSQGKVTMM, encoded by the exons ATGGGGAGAGCTCCGTGTTGCGATAAGAACAACGTGAAGAAAGGGCCGTGGTCTCCTGAGGAGGATACCAAGCTCAAGGAGTTCATCGAGAAGCATGGCACCGGCGGCAACTGGATTGCCCTTCCACAGAAAGCAG GGTTGAGGAGATGTGGCAAGAGCTGTAGGCTTCGATGGCTAAACTACCTGAGGCCCAACATCAAGCATGGGGAGTTCACTGAGCATGAAGACAGGGTCATCTGCAGCATGTATGCAAGTATAGGAAGCAG GTGGTCGATCATAGCGTCGCAGCTCCCCGGCCGGACCGACAACGACATCAAAAACTACTGGAACACCAAACTGAAGAAGAAACTTCTGGGAAGCTCCACCACAGCCGCTCCCCCTCACCGCGCACCGCGGCAGCAGCACCGGCAACTGAATCTCATGCTCCCTCACTCATCACCCTCCTTAGCCCAACCAACTTACAATGGCTTCTTCCCCAGCGCCGGCTCCCTCCACGACCCAATCATCCCTGCATTAACACTGCCACCGTCCCAAGACTACATGCTGAGCGCTGGAATTGCCATTCCAAACGCCACTTCACTGATGCACGCACACGGCGCGAGGCAGCAGCAGCTTCACCACCATGTGGTGAAGGAGGAGAGCGTCAGCATGATAGTGTTCGGCAGCGACCAGCAGAGCTGCAGCTCGTCGGACGGTGCGCACAGCCAGCAGCAATTTGGCCATGGCAAGGAGCTGAGCTTGGACGGCTTCTACGGCTACAACAATGGCATCGAGCAAGACCACAGGTTGCTTCTGCTTCAAGATCATCACCAGGCTCAGGGACCAGTCGAGTACAACTACGAGGAGATCAAGCAGCTGCTCATGAGCTCAGCCGCTGGTAATTTGCTTGGCGGCCACGGCCAGGACGGCGGCATGGAGGGGTTTGGTTCGCAAGGGAAGGTGACGATGATGTAA